The bacterium genome includes a window with the following:
- a CDS encoding formylglycine-generating enzyme family protein, translated as MLAALAAVTGAALLVAYRARGIAPPDLSDFPAPTRQPRPSLPKRAPECVELVDDRCPGGMAFVPGGPVTVMFEGERWDGVAYEETTVGDFCIDRYEASQPDATASSPGSWSYGDQTPAAASRAGVMPWTTVPHAVAMQACERAGKRLPTLAEWQLAYSGPDPYAYPWGNEWEDRRCRVGQANVDDVAPTGACCVRVCGHPAPGDEPGGYAVCDMVGNVSEMLSTPWDESCFGDLHIMLAGGSARDTPELRNVQESMLERPGCFWFQEYGLSRAGLHHHPRIPPTGNSDDGFRCAMDAPSRRETGTRK; from the coding sequence ATGCTTGCCGCCTTGGCCGCCGTTACCGGCGCCGCGCTTCTTGTGGCCTATCGCGCGCGAGGCATTGCGCCGCCGGATTTGTCCGACTTCCCCGCGCCGACTCGTCAACCGCGGCCCTCGCTTCCCAAACGCGCGCCGGAATGCGTGGAGTTGGTTGACGATCGCTGCCCGGGGGGCATGGCGTTTGTGCCGGGCGGCCCGGTCACGGTGATGTTCGAAGGCGAGCGCTGGGACGGCGTCGCGTATGAGGAAACGACGGTCGGCGATTTCTGCATCGACCGCTACGAGGCGTCACAACCGGACGCGACCGCCTCGTCGCCCGGTTCCTGGTCGTACGGCGACCAAACACCCGCCGCCGCGTCGCGCGCGGGCGTCATGCCGTGGACGACCGTGCCGCACGCGGTGGCCATGCAGGCGTGCGAGCGCGCGGGAAAGCGCCTGCCGACCTTGGCCGAGTGGCAGCTTGCCTACTCCGGTCCGGATCCGTACGCCTATCCCTGGGGCAATGAATGGGAAGATCGCCGTTGCCGGGTCGGACAGGCAAACGTCGACGACGTCGCGCCGACGGGGGCGTGTTGCGTGCGCGTTTGCGGGCATCCGGCGCCAGGCGACGAGCCGGGCGGATACGCCGTCTGCGACATGGTCGGCAACGTCTCGGAGATGCTTTCGACGCCGTGGGACGAATCGTGCTTCGGCGACCTGCACATCATGCTCGCGGGCGGGTCGGCGCGCGACACGCCGGAACTGCGCAACGTACAGGAATCGATGCTCGAACGGCCGGGATGTTTCTGGTTTCAGGAATACGGGCTCTCGCGCGCGGGATTGCACCACCACCCGCGCATCCCGCCGACGGGGAATTCGGACGACGGCTTCCGCTGCGCGATGGACGCGCCGTCGCGGAGGGAAACAGGAACGAGAAAATAG